One window of the Salvia miltiorrhiza cultivar Shanhuang (shh) chromosome 6, IMPLAD_Smil_shh, whole genome shotgun sequence genome contains the following:
- the LOC130990358 gene encoding uncharacterized protein LOC130990358, with the protein MLPHLFYFSQGNGEAGSSNIFCGRANKSEKTRRSWTYKEEEVLLASLKELVANGWKANNGFRAGYLSKLEYAMGKAFPDTDLKGMPHINSKISSWKKSYNSLMSMVQITGVGFSSNGTFMIDCDNDQWDTIMKKDANAKGMHYKAWPMFEAWKEVFGKDRATGEQAEDVMDAYNEMIHNNNVAEARAEGHINDEHDETNVDTEAGDSTC; encoded by the exons ATGTTACCgcaccttttttatttttcacaaggAAACGGAGAAGCAGGGAGTAGCAACATTTTCTGCGGGCGTGCAAACAAATCTGAGAAAACAAGGCGCAGCTGGACTTATAAGGAAGAGGAAGTACTCCTGGCCTCTCTCAAGGAGTTGGTTGCGAATGGCTGGAAAGCTAACAATGGATTCAGAGCAGGTTATCTGTCGAAGCTTGAATATGCAATGGGAAAGGCCTTTCCGGACACTGATCTAAAGGGAATGCCGCACATAAACTCAAAGATAAGTTCCTGGAAGAAGAGCTACAACTCTCTCATGTCGATGGTGCAGATCACTGGGGTTGGCTTTAGTTCAAATGGTACATTCATGATAGACTGCGATAATGATCAGTGGGACACCATCATGAAG AAGGATGCAAACGCAAAGGGGATGCATTACAAGGCGTGGCCTATGTTTGAAGCATGGAAGGAAGTGTTTGGCAAGGATAGGGCTACTGGCGAGCAGGCTGAGGATGTCATGGATGCATACAATGAGATGATACACAACAACAATGTTGCTGAGGCACGAGCAGAAGGTCACATCAACGATGAGCATGATGAAACAAACGTTGATACTGAGGCTGGTGATAGCACTTGTTAG